Proteins encoded by one window of Blautia luti:
- a CDS encoding glycoside hydrolase family 130 protein, producing the protein MSEVKIIGSNVPNMPWQDRPADQKDKSEIPVWRYSENPIIGRNPSEGVARIFNSAVMPYEGEFIGVFRGEQTNGIPYIYLGRSKDAIHWDFDKEKIPFKDENGNDFMPRYAYDPRLVKVEDTYYIIWCQDFYGAAIGVAKTQDFKTFTRIENPFLPFNRNAVLFPRKINDKFMMLSRPSDSGHTPFGDIFISESPDMEYWGKHRHVMGKGSEWWQNVKIGGGAAPIETSEGWLLFYHGVTGTCNGYVYSIGGAILDIDNPSVVKYRCDTFLLTPEEWYEERGFVPNVTFPCATIHDAESGKIAIYYGCADTYVGLAFTKVDEIVSYIKEHSVVTEEDTEIGKR; encoded by the coding sequence ATGAGCGAAGTAAAGATCATCGGATCAAACGTTCCTAATATGCCATGGCAGGACAGACCTGCTGACCAAAAAGATAAATCAGAAATCCCGGTATGGAGATACAGTGAAAATCCTATTATCGGACGTAATCCATCAGAAGGTGTTGCACGTATTTTTAACAGTGCAGTTATGCCATATGAAGGAGAATTCATTGGTGTGTTCCGTGGAGAACAGACAAACGGTATTCCATATATCTATCTTGGAAGAAGCAAGGATGCCATCCACTGGGATTTTGATAAAGAAAAAATTCCTTTCAAGGATGAAAACGGAAATGATTTTATGCCGAGATATGCATATGATCCAAGACTGGTAAAGGTAGAAGATACTTATTATATCATATGGTGTCAGGATTTCTATGGCGCAGCGATCGGTGTTGCAAAAACACAGGATTTCAAAACCTTTACAAGAATTGAAAATCCGTTCCTCCCATTTAACAGAAATGCAGTTCTTTTCCCGAGAAAGATCAATGATAAATTCATGATGCTTTCCCGCCCAAGTGACAGTGGACATACTCCATTTGGTGATATCTTTATCTCCGAAAGCCCGGATATGGAATACTGGGGTAAACACCGCCATGTAATGGGAAAAGGAAGCGAATGGTGGCAGAACGTAAAGATCGGTGGCGGTGCAGCTCCTATTGAAACTTCTGAAGGATGGCTCCTTTTCTATCACGGTGTAACAGGAACCTGCAATGGATACGTATACAGCATTGGTGGAGCAATCCTTGATATTGACAATCCATCTGTTGTGAAATACCGCTGCGATACGTTCCTCCTCACACCGGAAGAATGGTATGAAGAACGTGGATTTGTTCCAAATGTTACATTCCCATGCGCAACGATCCATGATGCGGAAAGCGGAAAGATTGCTATCTATTATGGATGTGCAGATACTTATGTAGGTCTTGCATTTACAAAGGTTGATGAGATTGTTTCCTATATTAAAGAACACAGTGTTGTGACAGAAGAAGATACTGAGATCGGAAAGAGATAA
- a CDS encoding family 1 glycosylhydrolase, whose translation MISLDGKVHDPNRIDFLARYLHELKRAASEIDLRGYFQWSLMDNFEWSEGYAQRFGLVYVDFRNQQRILHTGIEM comes from the coding sequence GTGATCTCGCTGGATGGAAAAGTCCACGATCCAAACAGAATTGATTTTCTGGCACGTTACCTTCATGAGCTGAAGAGAGCGGCTTCGGAGATTGATCTGCGAGGATATTTCCAGTGGTCATTGATGGATAATTTTGAATGGTCAGAAGGATATGCTCAGCGTTTCGGGCTTGTGTATGTGGATTTCAGAAATCAGCAGAGGATTCTGCATACTGGTATAGAGATGTGA
- a CDS encoding AGE family epimerase/isomerase, which yields MGTFAKEIEEELKQKLIPFWENLRDEENGGYYGYMGYDLKVQKDYEKGCILNSRILWFFANAYMTLGEEKLKEDADHAYTFLKEKCLDREYGGMFWSVAYDGKPADTTKHTYNQAFAIYALSSYYDATGNEEALEIARGLQKVIEEKCTDEYGYLEAFNRKFEPEENDKLSENGVIAEKTMNTLLHVFEAYTEFYRVTKDEKTGDRLRFMMDIFADKVYNKELGRQEVFFDKTWNSLIDLYSYGHDIETSWLMDRGLEVLGDEKYTAKIAPITAEIVENIYQRAYNDHSLMNECEKGVNDTKRVWWVQAETVVGFLNGYQRNPEKKEYLQAAEDVWNYIKTYLVDPREGSEWFWYVNADHTPAEEPIVEPWKCPYHNGRMCMEVIRRMKDAE from the coding sequence ATGGGTACATTTGCAAAGGAAATTGAGGAAGAATTAAAGCAGAAGCTAATCCCTTTCTGGGAGAATCTGAGGGATGAAGAGAATGGTGGATATTATGGCTATATGGGTTATGACCTTAAGGTACAGAAGGATTATGAAAAGGGATGTATCTTAAACAGCAGAATCCTGTGGTTCTTTGCCAATGCCTATATGACACTTGGAGAGGAGAAGCTGAAAGAGGATGCAGATCATGCGTATACATTTCTGAAAGAGAAATGTCTGGACAGAGAATATGGTGGCATGTTCTGGTCAGTCGCTTATGACGGAAAACCGGCAGATACAACTAAGCATACATATAATCAGGCTTTTGCAATCTATGCTCTTTCTTCCTATTATGATGCCACCGGTAATGAAGAAGCCCTGGAGATCGCCAGAGGACTTCAGAAGGTAATCGAGGAGAAATGTACGGATGAGTACGGATATCTGGAAGCGTTCAACCGTAAATTTGAACCGGAAGAAAATGACAAACTTTCTGAGAACGGAGTCATTGCAGAGAAGACCATGAATACACTTCTTCATGTATTCGAAGCATATACCGAATTCTATCGTGTGACAAAGGACGAAAAGACCGGTGACAGGCTGCGTTTTATGATGGATATTTTCGCAGACAAGGTTTATAATAAGGAACTTGGAAGACAGGAAGTTTTCTTTGACAAGACATGGAACAGTCTGATTGATCTGTATTCTTACGGTCATGATATTGAGACTTCCTGGCTGATGGACAGAGGCCTTGAAGTGCTGGGTGATGAGAAATACACAGCGAAGATCGCACCGATCACAGCCGAGATCGTAGAGAACATTTATCAGAGGGCCTATAATGATCATTCCCTGATGAACGAATGTGAAAAGGGTGTGAATGATACAAAGAGAGTCTGGTGGGTACAGGCTGAGACAGTGGTAGGTTTCCTGAACGGATACCAGAGAAATCCGGAGAAGAAAGAATACCTGCAGGCTGCCGAAGATGTATGGAACTATATCAAAACATATCTGGTGGATCCAAGAGAAGGCTCTGAGTGGTTCTGGTATGTAAATGCAGACCACACACCAGCAGAGGAACCGATCGTAGAACCGTGGAAATGCCCATATCACAATGGACGTATGTGTATGGAAGTTATAAGGAGGATGAAAGATGCTGAATAA
- a CDS encoding phospho-sugar mutase yields the protein MIMNNTYQRWCEDEYFDADTRAELKAIADDPQEIKERFYKDLEFGTGGLRGILGAGTNRMNIYTVRKATQGLANFIIKENAQAKGVAIAFDSRHMSPEFAKETALCMAANGIKAYIFPSLRPTPMLSFALRELGCTAGVVVTASHNPPQYNGYKVYWEDGAQITAPKDKQIITEVQAITDFAQVKTMSEEDAKAAGLYEVIGEEIDDKYMEALKKLVLRPEAIKEQADKLKIVYTPLHGTGNIPVRRVLKELGFNNVYVVKEQELPDGDFPTVSYPNPEDKNAFTLALKLAAEVDADIVLATDPDADRLGIYAKNEKTGEYESFTGNMSGMLILEYLLSQRKELGMLPENGAVVTTIVSGKMARAIAKEYNVELIETLTGFKYIGEQIKFFEQNHDHEFLFGYEESYGCLEGTHARDKDAVVAVMALCEAAAYYKSKGITLCEQMQNLYQKYGFYKESLFFQTFQGMEGKAKIDGLMDALRNEPPKQVGPFKVTALEDYKKSIRTDIATGETSALTLPESNVLYFELEDGAWFCVRPSGTEPKIKYYAGVKGADAQDATDKLEALSKAVVEL from the coding sequence CTGATCATGAACAATACTTATCAGCGCTGGTGCGAGGATGAGTACTTTGACGCAGACACAAGAGCTGAGTTAAAAGCAATCGCAGATGATCCTCAGGAGATCAAAGAGAGATTTTACAAAGATCTGGAATTCGGTACAGGCGGACTGAGAGGAATCCTCGGTGCCGGTACCAACCGTATGAACATTTATACAGTAAGAAAAGCAACTCAGGGACTTGCAAACTTTATCATTAAAGAGAACGCACAGGCAAAGGGTGTTGCCATTGCATTTGACTCCAGACATATGTCACCGGAATTTGCAAAAGAGACAGCTCTCTGCATGGCAGCAAACGGAATCAAGGCTTACATTTTCCCATCCCTGCGTCCGACTCCAATGCTTTCTTTCGCACTTCGTGAGTTAGGCTGCACAGCTGGTGTGGTAGTAACTGCAAGCCACAATCCGCCACAGTACAACGGATACAAAGTTTACTGGGAGGACGGCGCACAGATCACAGCTCCTAAGGACAAACAGATCATCACAGAAGTTCAGGCGATCACAGATTTCGCTCAGGTGAAGACGATGTCCGAGGAAGATGCAAAGGCAGCAGGTCTTTACGAAGTGATCGGTGAAGAGATCGATGATAAATATATGGAAGCTCTTAAGAAACTGGTTCTCCGCCCGGAAGCCATCAAAGAGCAGGCAGACAAGCTGAAGATCGTTTATACACCTCTTCACGGAACAGGAAACATTCCGGTAAGACGTGTACTGAAAGAACTTGGATTTAACAATGTTTATGTAGTAAAAGAGCAGGAACTTCCTGACGGAGATTTCCCGACAGTAAGCTATCCGAACCCGGAAGATAAGAACGCATTTACACTGGCCCTGAAACTTGCAGCAGAAGTGGACGCAGATATCGTTCTGGCTACTGACCCGGATGCAGACAGACTTGGAATCTATGCAAAGAATGAGAAGACCGGTGAGTACGAAAGCTTCACAGGAAATATGTCCGGAATGCTGATCCTGGAATACCTTCTTTCCCAGAGAAAAGAACTTGGCATGCTTCCGGAAAACGGTGCAGTTGTAACAACTATCGTTTCCGGAAAAATGGCAAGAGCCATTGCAAAAGAATATAATGTAGAGCTGATCGAAACTCTGACAGGATTCAAATATATCGGAGAGCAGATCAAATTCTTTGAGCAGAATCATGACCATGAATTCCTCTTCGGATATGAAGAAAGCTATGGCTGCCTGGAAGGTACCCATGCAAGAGATAAAGATGCAGTTGTAGCTGTTATGGCTCTCTGTGAGGCAGCAGCTTATTACAAATCAAAAGGAATCACACTCTGCGAGCAGATGCAGAATCTGTACCAGAAATATGGCTTCTACAAAGAAAGCCTCTTCTTCCAGACATTCCAGGGAATGGAAGGAAAAGCAAAGATCGACGGTCTGATGGATGCACTGAGAAACGAGCCTCCGAAACAGGTTGGTCCATTTAAAGTAACTGCACTGGAAGATTATAAGAAGAGCATTCGCACAGATATCGCAACAGGCGAAACTTCTGCACTGACATTACCGGAATCTAATGTACTGTACTTTGAATTGGAAGACGGCGCATGGTTCTGCGTAAGACCATCCGGAACAGAGCCGAAGATCAAATACTATGCAGGTGTGAAGGGCGCAGATGCACAGGATGCAACAGACAAACTGGAAGCATT
- a CDS encoding family 1 glycosylhydrolase, with protein sequence MGFREDFAWGTATSSYQIEGAVKGEGKGEHIWDVYTKEPGHVFEDHTGETACDHYHRYPEDVKMM encoded by the coding sequence ATGGGATTCAGAGAAGATTTTGCATGGGGAACTGCAACCAGTTCCTATCAGATAGAAGGTGCTGTAAAAGGCGAAGGAAAGGGAGAACATATCTGGGATGTTTATACAAAAGAACCGGGACACGTGTTTGAAGATCATACAGGAGAAACTGCCTGTGATCATTATCACAGATATCCGGAAGATGTAAAAATGATGTGA
- a CDS encoding GDSL-type esterase/lipase family protein — protein MTISADHKKLIYSGRIDWSNPLEPIFVFPCTFVKMKFTGNVLKVHVKNRNAYWNNYLGVLLDGEQSSVLLPKDGEALLDIPVKGSEKTEHEVMIFKRQDSCHELTFLGFELGEGAEIMDSDPLPERRIEVYGDSVSAGEVSEAVDYTGKEDPEHNGEYSNSWYSYAWMTARRLNAQIHDIAQGGIALRDHTGWFYEPEAIGMETAWNKIHYNPLFGNATEWDFSKYTPQVVIVAIGQNDNHPDDYMKEDYNSERSKQWREHYKAFIEGLKKQYPEAKIVCCTTLLCHDESWDRSIGEVVKELDHPDITQCLFTRNGKGTPGHLRIPEAEEMSQELADYIEKLNVKGWEK, from the coding sequence ATGACAATTTCAGCAGATCATAAGAAATTGATTTACAGTGGAAGAATTGACTGGAGTAATCCGCTGGAACCGATTTTTGTATTTCCGTGTACATTTGTAAAAATGAAATTTACAGGAAACGTTTTGAAAGTTCATGTGAAGAACCGCAATGCTTATTGGAACAATTATCTGGGAGTGCTTCTGGATGGGGAGCAAAGTTCTGTTCTTCTTCCGAAAGACGGAGAAGCACTGCTGGATATTCCGGTAAAGGGATCAGAGAAAACGGAACATGAAGTGATGATTTTCAAGAGACAGGATTCCTGCCATGAACTTACTTTCCTGGGATTTGAGCTTGGCGAGGGAGCAGAAATCATGGATTCAGATCCATTGCCGGAAAGAAGAATCGAAGTGTATGGAGATTCTGTATCAGCAGGAGAGGTATCTGAGGCTGTGGACTACACGGGAAAAGAAGACCCGGAACATAATGGCGAATATTCCAACAGCTGGTATTCCTATGCATGGATGACTGCGAGAAGATTGAATGCGCAGATCCATGATATTGCTCAGGGGGGAATTGCTCTGAGGGATCATACAGGCTGGTTTTACGAGCCGGAAGCAATCGGAATGGAGACAGCCTGGAATAAAATACATTACAATCCACTGTTTGGGAATGCAACAGAGTGGGATTTCTCCAAATATACACCGCAGGTGGTAATTGTGGCAATCGGTCAGAATGATAATCATCCGGATGACTACATGAAAGAAGACTACAACAGTGAGAGATCAAAGCAATGGAGAGAGCATTATAAGGCATTTATAGAAGGGCTGAAGAAACAGTATCCGGAAGCCAAAATTGTCTGCTGTACAACCCTGCTCTGCCATGATGAGTCCTGGGACAGATCGATCGGGGAAGTGGTGAAAGAGCTGGATCATCCGGACATTACCCAGTGTCTTTTCACACGAAATGGAAAGGGTACTCCCGGCCATCTGCGTATCCCGGAGGCAGAGGAAATGTCTCAGGAGCTGGCTGATTATATAGAGAAACTGAATGTGAAGGGATGGGAGAAGTGA
- a CDS encoding SGNH/GDSL hydrolase family protein: MEKINLSRLKNCMARAQRGEELTIGFLGGSITQGSLATEHENTYAYRVFTWWKETFPNGKFHYVNGGIGGTTSHYGVSRAVTDVLMYQPDFVVVDFSVNDEPDKFFQETYEGVIRKLLQWKSEPAVVILNNVFYDTGKTAQDFHNAVGNWYQVPHVSIKDTLYQEMQQGKYTREELTPDGLHPNDKGHKLVAEKIIAFLEEVRSHVAEPEDDLTLPEPMTENAYENARRLTIREISPELAGFRADTEEKTGHLDHFKNGWIGKKPGDKVTFETEGSCIAVQYRKTIHKPALRAKLVLDGDRANEVLLDANFDEDWGDCLYLEPVLHHGENKTHRVEIEILPDNNKDATPFYLMSLIVA; this comes from the coding sequence ATGGAAAAGATAAATCTTTCAAGACTGAAAAACTGTATGGCAAGAGCGCAGAGGGGCGAAGAACTGACCATTGGTTTCCTGGGAGGTTCCATTACCCAGGGAAGCCTTGCCACTGAGCATGAGAATACATATGCCTACAGAGTGTTTACCTGGTGGAAGGAAACCTTTCCAAATGGGAAATTTCACTATGTAAATGGCGGGATCGGAGGAACAACTTCTCATTATGGAGTTTCCAGAGCTGTTACGGATGTGCTGATGTATCAGCCGGATTTCGTAGTGGTGGATTTCAGTGTGAATGACGAACCGGATAAATTTTTCCAGGAAACCTATGAAGGTGTCATACGTAAACTTCTTCAGTGGAAATCAGAACCTGCAGTGGTAATCCTGAACAATGTATTTTATGACACAGGAAAAACGGCTCAGGATTTTCACAATGCAGTGGGTAACTGGTATCAGGTTCCTCATGTCAGCATTAAAGATACCCTGTATCAGGAAATGCAGCAGGGAAAATATACAAGAGAAGAGCTGACACCGGACGGTCTTCATCCAAATGATAAAGGCCATAAACTGGTGGCAGAGAAAATCATTGCATTCCTGGAAGAGGTTCGAAGTCATGTGGCAGAACCGGAAGATGATCTGACGCTCCCGGAACCAATGACTGAAAATGCATATGAAAATGCCAGACGACTGACAATCCGGGAAATTTCTCCGGAGCTCGCAGGATTCCGGGCAGATACAGAAGAGAAAACAGGACATCTGGATCACTTCAAAAACGGATGGATTGGAAAGAAGCCGGGAGATAAGGTTACTTTTGAGACAGAAGGCTCCTGTATTGCGGTACAGTACAGAAAAACCATTCATAAGCCTGCACTGCGCGCAAAGCTTGTGCTGGACGGGGACAGAGCCAATGAGGTACTTCTTGATGCAAATTTCGATGAAGACTGGGGTGACTGCCTGTATCTGGAACCAGTCCTTCACCATGGAGAAAACAAAACTCATAGGGTAGAAATTGAAATCCTGCCGGATAACAATAAAGATGCAACGCCATTTTACCTGATGTCTTTGATCGTGGCGTGA